Part of the Triplophysa rosa linkage group LG21, Trosa_1v2, whole genome shotgun sequence genome is shown below.
ttacgacaCCCTTAcactaaccatctaaactacagGTACATGAAGTCTACATTTCTtaagtccacagtcaacgcagccgtataccaggacgttttagagcacttcatgcttctttctgctgacaagctttatggagatgctgatttcattttccagcaggacttggcacctgcccacactgccaaaggtaccaaaagctggttcaatgaccatggtggtactgtgcttgattggccagcaaacccgcttgacctgaaccccacagagaatctgtcaagaggaagatgagagacaccagacacaacaatgcagatgacctgaaggccgctatcaaagcaacctgggcttccattacacctgagcagtgccacaggctgattgcctccatgccacgccgcagtgatgcagtaattcatgcaaaaggaggcccaaccgattattgagtgcatagaaatgaacatacttttcagaagcctgacatttctgtttaaaatatccttttttattgatcttatgtaatattctaattttctgagacactgaattttgagttttcattatctgtaagccgtaatcatcaaaatttcaagaaataaaggcttgaaatatttcactctgttgtaatgaatctatataatatatgggtttcactttctgaaatgagtgacaaaaaatattgacctttttcacgatattctaattttttgagatgtacctgtatatatgcttcttaaacttaaaaagcaaaaaaacacgGCCGcatgatgacgtcagactcgaaacaccaagcgCAAAAACACCATTTTAACATAATTATACATGAGAGGAgatttgataaataaatgaaaaaacaacaggTTACAGTAATCGAAAAAGCAAACAAGTAtggttcacaaaaaaatattagtaataataacacaacactTACTGCTGTGGAAAGTGTGAGCTTCTTGTTCTTCACGTGCTGTTTCTGTGACGATTGATGCGTTTGCGCCACCTGCTGGACTGGAGGATGACGCAGCGTCTGCTTGACAATAGTTGTTTACCAGTTACCCACTCATCTCTATGGTTTACAGTTGTTAGTTgtggtttatttttttgtcatgttttattaagaGCCAGTGTAGCCAGTTGTAAACGGTTTTATTCacacttaaaaacatttacagctgctgtttttttgtgatttgtctGCTGGTTACGGTGAGACTGAAATAAAGATTcaacttcaaaatatatttgtatgtttttttcttagaataATGTCATCAGACATACAGAAAGACCCATTTAAGCGCAAACTTACAGGCCTCGACCCCTTCCCAGCCTAGGCTTGAAAGGTGACAAACAGAGAAATACATGAAACATCTTCGCTTAAATTCTTTAAATACACAGTTCCAGGAAATTTCACCCATCACTCTAGACTAAACTTGTATTACTCTCATATAATATGTCTCATTGTGTAATAACAGGTTTCACTCCAGACTGTAAATCAGATGAGCTGCATCTTTGATCATcagtaaacacaaacacttcaACTTTACAAGGTCACAAAACTGCACAAATCTCGTATTTATTGGCCTATGGCTGACCAACAAGTAGTCCTtgataaaataaattcaaaacactgatCAAATATTAACATTCCTATGAAATGCTTTTGCTGAATTATTACATTGTTTGAAAAGAAAACCTTTCGGGAGTTCGTCTGCCCATTCAGTCTAACAGATAACGGTAAACACAAACTTGGCTTGCTGTCCTTGAAGGGGCTCGAACTGAGAGTTCTAAGAGgaaaaatgagagaaaaataAGAGATGGGGAGGAGGGATGCCGGAAGAGCTCACGGGGCGGCATGGAGACTGCCGCTTATATACGCCCTCATGATGATTGACATGACTGAATGTTTAGGCTCCTCCCCAACCTATGTTTACAACTTAATTTAGTGAAGGTCAAAGACAAACTCCATCACTAAGTTACTGCAGATGATCTCAGGGATCTTCTGATCCAAACAGTTTCATGTGGATGAACTTTACAACACTTCTTCCTGTGAGTCTCAAGACATTTCGAATATTTAAAACTCCGTTCACATgaggagcagttttgagatttCTCTTCTGTGTGACGTCTCATGTGAGCTTGAAGCATGGCTTTATAAAAGAAcatctttccacactgatcacATCTGTAAGGCTTTTCTCCATTGTGAAGTCTCATGTGGTCATTAAGGTGGTCTTTACGAGTAAAGGTCCTTCCACACTGGTCACATTTATAAGAtctttctccagtgtgaattttcatgtgtctctgaaGGTGGAAGTTACGACTGAAGGTCATTCCACACTGATCACATCTGTAAGGCTTTTCTCCATTGTGAAGTCTCATGTGGTCATTAAGGTGGTCTTTACGAGTAAAGGTCCTTCCACACTGGTCACATTTATAAGAtctttctccagtgtgaattttcatgtgtctctgaaGGTGGAAGTTACGACTGAAGGTCATTCCACACTGATCACATCTGTACGGccgttctccagtgtgaatttttATGTGTCTATTAAGTTTGGATTTACGAGTGAAgatctttccacactgagggcaGGTACAAGACACTTTTTTATCTGTTGCTGCTATTTGACTCATTTTTGGTGAGAAATTCTGTTCAGTGTTCAAGCAGCTCAGAGATTCTTCTCCAATTATGAGATGATGAGGTTTTTCCTCCTTCACCTCCATCAGGTCTGAAATGAACAGACAAAATCATTATGATCAATATCACATAGTACAGAAATAAAACTTCTGAAACTATAACAATAGTGTTCATGTCTTTATGTCATCACTGGTTAAACATGAAGAGAAGATACACAccagaataaaacacatcatcttcatctgtctgttcttctttgatttgtgttttcagCTCCATCTCACAGTCCAGCAGCTTCACTGATGTCTTCTGCTCTTCATTACAGACAGAAAGCAGAAGATCTGGAGATGTTTGATCACAGAGAGAAACACCACATACATCCTGAAAATAACATCACAACAAACACAGAATAACATTCAGAGCCTGTATACATCTGTACAAAACTTTCTGTGCAAATCTGTCCAAACCTTTCTGTTGAGttggtctctctctctgagtttTGTCTCCAGTAACTtcacctctttcttcagctgacagatttctgtcatcaaatcatcaatatccagcatAGACAGATCAGTTCCtactgatttacagcacatcaCATCCACCTGCACCATCATGACGGACATCTGAACACAACATCAAAATTATGTTCACACTCATACAGCGCAAAAACACCATGACACTATGATCACACACGACAGCAGCTTTATAAAATCAAGAAAAACATTTCCTGACTCCATCTAAAACATTACCATCTAAAGATTTTAAAGCGTCCGAAAAACAGCAAGTTACAATAAGCGAGGAAAAAGCTTCGCTCACCccaaagagaaaacaaacatcaacatgaaccgcataaatgatgaaaaacataaacaacacaacactcacTGCTGTTGAAACTGTGAGCTGATCTTTCTTCTCGTGCTGTTTCTGTGACACGTGTTGCGCCACCTGCTGGACTGGAGCGCGCGGTCGTTCGCCTCAGTTAGATTTGCGCATGTTTACCACTGTTACATTAGTGGCAAACCAAGAGAAATATCCAACAGATTTGACagtttgaactttttaaagaaaaacactgcTTTTTATTTTGGTGTATTAGCAGGAGCATCAGCACGTATGTCAATACAGATAGTTACATTCATCTTTGCCATACaagtttttaactttttatacataatacacaagaaaataaataataaacgaatagaaggaaaaaaaagaaaaataaagggAGAGAGGGGAGGTCAGTTGAATACATTTTGATCCAACTTCATAATTGAAATGAATTGTAGATTATTGTGAAATGGTTTCCATTTTGCAATACAGGGAAAATGTGTGGTAAAGAGATTACAGTGAAatttctcttaatttttttttttttgcaaaggaCATTTGTTCTATGCCTCCAAAATATTTGGTCCTTATTGCCTAAGATATTCTACCCACTTGGACCAGAatttaatgaatacatttttctgAAGGCGAAGGGAGAAGGTAATTCTTTCCAtaacataaatattatttacaatatccGTCGACTCTTGTATTGTGGGGGGTTCAGGAAGCAACCAACGCCTTGTGAGCGCTTTTTTACCAGCGGATATCAAAATACCAAATAAATATTCATCCGGTCGTCCTGCCTGAAAATCAACCTTTCCTAAGAATAATGAAGAGAAGTGCAAGGGAAGGactatattaaatatgttttccACAACTTTATGAATCTCTGACCAAAAGGGTTTTATCACTGGGCACTCCGAGAATATATGCCAATGATTGGCTTCCCGAGTCCCACACAGTCTCCAACATTTGGTATCTCACCCACAATATGTGCTTTTTGCTTTGGTGTAATAAAAAATCTAACAAGACACTTCCACCCGAATTCTCGCCATATGTGGGAGTTAGTACATTTCCATGTAAATTTACGTGCATCAAGCCACACGAATTGGGGGATCATTCATTATTGATAATTCAATATCGCATGTTAGGCTGGCTTACACATGTTAATTAAAGATTTACCTTGGGCTGCATAAAAGTAATCTTTGAAATTGGGTATTGCCATgcctccttcctccaaagggaGTTGTAATGTTTTGAATTTGATCCTGGGTTTTTCCCTTGCCAAATAAATCGAgaaataaacttatttaatTCAGACCATTGCTTTGAGGGAATCTCAACCGGCAATGCCTGAAATAAATAGAGATATCGTGGGAGGATATTCATCTTTATAGATTCAATACTATGACTAAGACCAAGAAAAGAAATAGAGTTCCATATGTCACTTTTCACTTTTGTCAAGAGCGGGTTAAAATGTATCTCTGCCAATGTTAGGGTTTCTTTGGGTAAGTTTATTCCTAAGTATTTCAGTGAGCTCTGATCCCAATTAAGTTGGAATCTCTCTTTAATATGTTTTGGAGGTATATAGTTAAAAGTCAAGGTTTGCGTgttttgaatgtttaatttatatccTGCACATCTACCAAATTTTTCTAAGATATTCATTAATTCAGGGAATGAATTTGTGggtataaattaaaatatcatcATGGTATAATGCTACTTTATGATCTTCTCCATTAATACAAATTCCTTTAATGCATTCAGTCTGCCTAATCCACTGTGCGAGAGGCTCTATGTAAAGCATTCATTCTGCCTTGATCTAAAATTATGGTATCTGAAAGATATATTTATTCTGATCTGGGCTGATGGTTTATTATATAGCATATGGATGCCCCTAACAAAATCTTCATGCATGCCAAATTTTTCAAGAGTTTTATATAAGAAAGGTCAACTCACAGAGTCAAAGGCCTTCTGCATCTATAGACTTAAAAGGGCTTCAAGTTTGTCCTGCTGGACATGATTTATTATGTGCAATGACCATCTAATATTCTCATGGGTTTGTCTTTGTGAAATAAAACTAGTCTGATCATGATGTATAAGATAAGCGAGAATCTTTTCCAATCTTTTGGCAAGAATGGCTGTGTATAATTTATAATCAATATTTAACACTGAGATGAACTGCATTCTAATTGATCTTTTCCCTCTTTGGGGATAACTGAGATCGTTGCCTCCCTCCATGATGGAGGAATTTTGGACTCCATTAAAGCTGTATTGCAGGTCTGAAGGAGGATTGGTGTACCACTCCGCTGAAAAGCCATCTGGGCCGGGGGATCGCAGCTGTAAGTATTTGATTGTGATATAACTGGTAAGTTGAGTGATTTGAGAAATTTGCTGATATGTTGCTCATCCTCCAGGTATGGTCGTGTGtacaataatttataatattttttgaatgtattttgtatgtcatcttgtttatattgtatatttttagaaTTTAGATCCCTTATTTTGCATATTGTATTATCtgattgttgtttttgtaatttccTGGCCAAAAGTTTAGTTGATTTAGGGCCTGATTCGTAATATTTCTGATTTGTAAATACCATCTTTCTTTCATCTCCTATGagtaaagtatatttatttaatttctgattttgtttttttaatgctgtGTTTCCACATCTTTTAGTTCCTTATTGAGATTCATtaatttaagttgttttaatttcttttcatAGGCACAGAATGATATAATCCTCCCCCTAATGACTGCTTTCAAGGTGTAACTTCCCCGTTATCATTTTCTTCAAGAAATCTTTTATGTcttctttcatttaaattttgAATTGTGGATTATTTAAAATGCTGGTATTTAACCTCCACAAAGTTTTTCCTGGATTATCACTAATGTATACATTGCAAGAGAGAGGAGCGTGATCAGACAGGTCAATAGATCTAATCTCACAGCTCTGTATTCTACGGCGATCTCtctttaatacaaaaaaatggtCTATTCTTGAGTATACGTTGTGAGCGTGTGAATAAAAAGTATAGTCACGGTCTAATGGATAAAAATCCCTCCAAAGATCTAATATGCGCTCAGAAAAACACTGcttttgtatatatatttaaataccctaaacttaaaacaactttttacattttttatagtgtttttacaAAGTATGACATTAAGTTTCATTAAGTGGGCCACAACAAGTATCAATTTTAGTGTCTtagcaataaaacaaaactgcaaAGAATCTCCATGATAGCACATCATTATGCTCCTAATGAATGTAAAATCTTTATGAACAGTGTGCTGAGATttgaatgttgtgtgtgtgttgtagttcCGGGAGCTGCAGCTGTTGCACatcctggagagagagagagagagagagagagagagagtgagagagagagtgagggggagggagggagagagagagagagagagagagagagagtgagagggggagagagagagagagagagagagagagagagagagagagagagagagagggagagagagagagagagagagagagagagagagggagagagagagagagagggaagagagagagagagagagagagagagaagagagagagagaggaagagagagagagagagagagagagagagagagagagagagagagagagagagagagagagagagagagagagagagagagagagagagagagagagagagagagagagagagagagagagagagagagagagaagagagagaagagagagaagagagagaagagagagagagagaagagagagagagagagagagagagagagagagagagagaaagagagagagagagagagagaaagagagcagagagagagaggagagagaagagagaagagagagaagagagagagagagagaggagagagagaagagagaagagagagagagagaagagagagagagagaagagagagagagagagagagagagagagagagagagagagagagagagagagagagagagagagagagagagagagagagagagagagagagagagagagagagagacagagagagagagagagagagagagagagagagagagagagagagaatctagGAAAGCAGAGGAGagagaagaatgttggtaagagAAGGAGAGTGAAGAGACGCTGAGGCGAGGGCAGGACGAGAGAAGACCGGGAAGACAGACGGGAGAGGAGGAAGAAGGGGAGGGGGGGTGGAGGGAGAGCGACGCGGACAGTGTACGGGAGTATCCTGAAGATGGAGCGCAGATTTTGTAGAGAATAAATCAAGGTACTTCGCCTAGGTGAGGGCTCGAAATCGACCGCAGAATGAGTTAAAGGTGAAGAGTAACGACGAGTGCTTATGTGGCTGACGtgaagagagaagaggagagattGTTAGACACATAGCTGAGGAGAATTTTTGTAGACTCTGCACAGGAGACGTCCAGGACATCGAGAACGCGAGCGagagataaaaaaacataaaccacACTCCACGGAGAGAGGAGAAGGAATCtagaagagagagggagagagggtgAGAAAGTCATGTATGAGGATACTACACTGAGAAGATAGCAAGCAGATGAGGACAAATTTTCTAGAATAATCCTGGGATATTCCATGACCCAAAGTCCAAAGAAGAGCAGACAGAGGAGAGAATACACGAGGAGTGCATGCAGCAGGATGAGAGATATagagagagaagaacagagagacatagactgagagagagaggagatagAGTAGTTAATGGATTCGTACTCTGAGATGTACAGAAGTTCCTGTTGCCTTTCAGGAGACGAGATTAAGATGGTTTTCTAATGCTTAATAAGCACCTACCCAGCAGGCTTATATAGCAACACACTAATCTGTAACACAATATCCGCGAACTCATCCTGTTTCTTTATCCACCGCATACAATAACGAGGAGTCTTCAAGACCCTTGATAACAAACCAAGAAGAGAAGGATATACTGAAAACTTCATATAACGATAAGAACCCATATAGTTTGATATGAAACACGAGAGGACAGACCATAATTGATGTGGTAGACATATAGAGAG
Proteins encoded:
- the LOC130545284 gene encoding zinc finger protein 184-like; the encoded protein is MAIPNFKDYFYAAQVQQVAQHVSQKQHEKKDQLTVSTAMSVMMVQVDVMCCKSVGTDLSMLDIDDLMTEICQLKKEVKLLETKLRERDQLNRKDVCGVSLCDQTSPDLLLSVCNEEQKTSVKLLDCEMELKTQIKEEQTDEDDVFYSDLMEVKEEKPHHLIIGEESLSCLNTEQNFSPKMSQIAATDKKVSCTCPQCGKIFTRKSKLNRHIKIHTGERPYRCDQCGMTFSRNFHLQRHMKIHTGERSYKCDQCGRTFTRKDHLNDHMRLHNGEKPYRCDQCGMTFSRNFHLQRHMKIHTGERSYKCDQCGRTFTRKDHLNDHMRLHNGEKPYRCDQCGKMFFYKAMLQAHMRRHTEEKSQNCSSCERSFKYSKCLETHRKKCCKVHPHETVWIRRSLRSSAVT